From Paenibacillus sp. V4I7, one genomic window encodes:
- the fusA gene encoding elongation factor G, with the protein MAREFSLKNTRNIGIMAHIDAGKTTTTERILYYTGKVHKIGEVHEGAATMDWMEQEQERGITITSAATTAQWEGHRINIIDTPGHVDFTVEVERSLRVLDGAVGVFSAKEGVEPQSETVWRQADKYNVPRIAYVNKMDIIGADFLQVVESMRQKLGANAVAIQLPIGAENEFKGIIDLVDEVAYMYKDDLGKDIEKIEIPAEFKDQVAELRLELIEKVAELDEELTMKYLEGEEISVDEIKAALRKGVCEVKIFPVIVGSSYRNKGVQLMLDAVISYLPSPLDVPDIKGVLDDGTEVVRKSADDQPFSALAFKIMTDPFVGRLTFFRVYSGTLNSGSYVSNATKGKRERVGRILQMHANSRQEISIVYAGDIAAAVGLKDTTTGDTLCDEKNPVILEKMVFPEPVIQLAVEPKTKADQDKMGIALQKLAEEDPTFRASTDEETGQTIIAGMGELHLEILVDRMLREFKVETNVGKPQVAYRETFRASAKVEGKFVRQSGGRGQYGHCWVEFEPQEAGTGFIFESKVVGGSIPREYIAPIQAGIEESMKNGVIAGFPLVDIKATVVDGSYHDVDSNEMAFKIAGSMALKAAKEKCKPVLLEPIMKVEVTVPEEYMGDVMGDLNSRRGRIEGMDNRHGAQIIRAKVPLSEMFGYSTTLRSRTQGRGVYSMELSHYEEVPKSIAEEIIAKGKGA; encoded by the coding sequence ATGGCTAGAGAGTTCTCCTTAAAAAACACACGTAATATCGGGATCATGGCTCATATCGATGCTGGTAAAACGACAACAACAGAGCGCATTCTGTACTATACAGGTAAAGTTCACAAAATCGGAGAAGTGCACGAAGGTGCAGCTACGATGGACTGGATGGAGCAGGAACAAGAGCGCGGAATCACGATTACTTCCGCCGCTACAACTGCGCAATGGGAAGGTCACCGCATCAATATTATTGATACCCCGGGACACGTTGACTTTACCGTTGAGGTAGAGCGTTCCCTTCGTGTGTTGGATGGAGCAGTTGGTGTATTTAGTGCGAAAGAGGGCGTTGAGCCTCAATCGGAAACAGTTTGGAGACAAGCTGATAAATACAACGTTCCACGTATTGCTTACGTAAACAAAATGGATATCATCGGTGCTGACTTCTTGCAAGTTGTTGAATCCATGCGTCAAAAGCTTGGTGCAAATGCAGTAGCTATTCAACTTCCAATCGGTGCTGAGAATGAATTCAAAGGCATTATCGACTTGGTTGATGAAGTTGCTTATATGTACAAAGACGACCTTGGTAAGGATATCGAGAAAATCGAGATTCCTGCTGAGTTCAAAGATCAAGTTGCAGAACTTCGTTTGGAATTGATTGAGAAAGTTGCTGAGCTCGATGAAGAGCTTACAATGAAGTATCTTGAAGGCGAAGAAATTTCTGTTGACGAAATCAAAGCAGCTCTGCGTAAAGGTGTCTGTGAAGTGAAAATCTTCCCAGTTATCGTAGGGTCTTCTTACAGAAACAAAGGTGTTCAATTGATGTTGGATGCGGTAATTAGTTACCTGCCATCACCTCTTGATGTACCTGACATTAAAGGTGTACTTGACGATGGTACTGAAGTGGTTCGTAAGTCTGCTGATGATCAACCTTTCTCAGCGCTTGCATTTAAAATCATGACAGATCCTTTCGTTGGTCGTCTTACGTTCTTCCGTGTTTACTCTGGTACCTTGAACTCCGGTTCCTATGTGTCCAATGCGACTAAAGGAAAACGTGAGCGTGTTGGTCGTATCCTGCAAATGCATGCGAACAGCCGTCAAGAAATCAGCATTGTATACGCTGGTGACATTGCCGCGGCCGTTGGATTGAAAGATACAACGACTGGTGATACACTTTGTGATGAGAAAAATCCAGTTATTCTTGAGAAAATGGTCTTCCCTGAACCGGTTATCCAGCTTGCTGTTGAACCGAAGACGAAAGCCGACCAAGATAAAATGGGTATCGCATTGCAAAAACTTGCTGAAGAAGATCCGACTTTCCGTGCTTCCACAGACGAAGAAACAGGACAAACGATCATCGCAGGTATGGGTGAGCTTCACCTTGAGATCCTCGTTGACCGTATGCTTCGTGAGTTCAAAGTAGAAACCAATGTTGGTAAACCGCAAGTAGCTTATCGTGAAACGTTCCGTGCATCAGCTAAAGTTGAAGGTAAATTCGTTCGTCAATCCGGTGGTCGTGGTCAATACGGACATTGTTGGGTTGAGTTTGAACCTCAAGAAGCTGGTACAGGTTTCATTTTCGAAAGCAAAGTAGTGGGCGGATCTATTCCTAGAGAATATATCGCACCTATTCAAGCTGGTATCGAAGAGTCCATGAAGAATGGTGTAATCGCAGGATTCCCGCTCGTGGATATCAAAGCTACAGTTGTTGATGGATCTTACCATGATGTTGACTCCAATGAAATGGCGTTCAAAATCGCAGGTTCCATGGCACTTAAAGCAGCTAAAGAAAAATGTAAACCGGTTCTTCTTGAGCCAATCATGAAGGTTGAAGTTACTGTACCAGAAGAGTACATGGGCGATGTTATGGGTGACCTTAACTCCCGTCGTGGACGTATTGAAGGTATGGATAACCGTCATGGCGCGCAAATCATCCGTGCTAAGGTGCCTTTGTCCGAAATGTTTGGATATTCCACAACACTTCGTTCGAGAACACAAGGCCGTGGTGTTTACTCCATGGAACTTTCACATTATGAAGAAGTACCTAAGTCCATTGCAGAAGAAATTATTGCAAAAGGCAAAGGCGCTTAA
- a CDS encoding ribosomal L7Ae/L30e/S12e/Gadd45 family protein produces MSYDKVKQAKNISVGTKKVTKTVEQGKAVEVFVSKDADPRLTINLVTLCTQKGVPVTYVDSMKLLGKACGIEVGAAVAAVVNE; encoded by the coding sequence ATGTCTTATGATAAAGTCAAACAGGCAAAGAATATAAGTGTAGGTACGAAGAAAGTTACAAAAACAGTCGAACAAGGTAAGGCAGTCGAAGTTTTTGTTTCCAAAGATGCAGATCCGCGATTGACGATAAATCTGGTAACTCTCTGTACGCAGAAGGGTGTACCTGTTACCTATGTGGATTCTATGAAATTGCTAGGTAAAGCATGTGGAATTGAAGTTGGAGCTGCGGTAGCAGCTGTTGTAAATGAATAA
- the rpoB gene encoding DNA-directed RNA polymerase subunit beta yields MAGHLVQFGRRKRRTYARINEVLGIPNLIEIQQKSYEWFLEEGLREMFQDISPIQDFTGNLVLEFIDYSLGEPKYSVDESKERDVTYAAPLRVKVRLINKETGEVKEQEVFMGDFPIMTDTGTFIINGAERVIVSQLVRSPSVYYSTKVDKNGKKTYTATVIPNRGAWLELETDAKDIIYVRIDRTRKIPVTVLLRSLGFGTDAEILDLLGDNEYIRNTLDKDNTDSTEKALIEIYERLRPGEPPTLDNARSLIVARFFDPKRYDLANVGRYKINKKLHIKNRLFNQRLAETLVDSETGEIIAEAGQLLDRRVLDEILPFIEKGAGYKEFTIPKGVTGADTIPVQCINVYSPTEEGKVVKVISNGVIDKTVKNITPADIISSINYFINLLHGIGNTDDIDHLGNRRLRSVGELLQNQFRIGLSRMERVVRERMSIQDANVITPQALINIRPVIASIKEFFGSSQLSQFMDQTNPLAELTHKRRLSALGPGGLTRERAGMEVRDVHHSHYGRMCPIETPEGPNIGLINSLSTFARINEYGFIEAPYRWVDPKSGLVTDQIAYLTADEEDNYVIAQANAQLTEDNRFVEDAIIVRYKDDNLTLPVERVDYMDVSPKQVVSVATALIPFLENDDSNRALMGSNMQRQAVPLLIPKAPLVGTGMEHKVAKDSGVCIVSKFDGIIEKAAANEIWLRRQELVDGKLVSGNIVKYKLHKFMRSNQGTCINQRPIVKKGQLVKAGDILADGPSTEQGELALGRNVVVAFMTWEGYNYEDAILLSQKLVKEDVYTSIHIEEYESEARDTKLGPEEITRDIPNVGEDALKNLDERGIIRVGAEIGAGDILVGKVTPKGVTELTAEERLLHAIFGEKAREVRDTSLRVPHGTDGIVVDVKVFTRENGDELPPGVNQLVRVYIAQKRKISEGDKMAGRHGNKGVVARILPEEDMPFLPDGTPVEVVLNPLGVPSRMNIGQVLEVHLGMASKYLGIHAATPVFDGAREYDVFDAMEEAGMQRSGKTILYDGRTGESFEREVTVGVMYMIKLAHMVDDKIHARSTGPYSLVTQQPLGGKAQFGGQRFGEMEVWALEAYGAAYTLQEILTVKSDDVVGRVKTYESIVKGENVPEPGVPESFKVLIKELQSLGMDVKILSGDEEEIEMREADDDDEVTSDKLNLNLEGSELGVNE; encoded by the coding sequence TTGGCGGGACATCTTGTTCAATTTGGACGACGTAAACGCAGGACTTATGCACGAATTAATGAGGTGCTGGGCATTCCAAACCTGATTGAAATCCAGCAAAAATCGTATGAGTGGTTTTTGGAAGAAGGACTTCGCGAGATGTTTCAGGATATCTCTCCGATCCAGGATTTTACAGGTAACCTAGTACTGGAGTTTATTGACTATAGCTTAGGAGAGCCTAAGTATTCAGTTGATGAATCCAAAGAACGCGACGTAACCTATGCGGCGCCGTTAAGAGTCAAAGTCCGTTTGATTAATAAGGAAACCGGTGAGGTCAAAGAACAAGAAGTGTTCATGGGGGATTTCCCTATCATGACTGACACGGGAACGTTCATTATTAACGGTGCGGAGCGTGTAATCGTCTCCCAGCTCGTTCGTTCACCCAGTGTTTATTATAGCACGAAAGTGGATAAAAACGGCAAAAAAACATATACCGCAACCGTCATTCCGAACCGTGGAGCCTGGTTGGAACTTGAGACTGATGCGAAAGATATCATCTATGTTCGTATCGATCGTACGCGTAAAATTCCAGTAACTGTCCTTCTTCGTTCATTAGGATTTGGTACAGATGCTGAGATTTTGGATTTGCTGGGTGACAATGAATACATCCGTAATACGCTCGATAAAGATAACACGGATTCTACGGAAAAAGCGTTAATCGAAATCTATGAGCGTCTTCGTCCGGGCGAGCCTCCTACACTAGATAATGCTAGAAGCTTGATCGTTGCTCGTTTCTTTGATCCGAAGCGTTACGATTTGGCCAATGTAGGTCGTTACAAAATTAACAAAAAACTTCACATCAAAAACAGATTGTTCAATCAACGTTTGGCTGAAACATTGGTAGACTCCGAGACTGGAGAAATCATTGCTGAAGCAGGGCAATTGCTTGATCGTCGTGTTTTAGATGAAATCCTTCCTTTTATTGAAAAAGGTGCAGGGTATAAAGAATTTACGATTCCTAAAGGTGTAACGGGCGCGGATACGATTCCAGTTCAGTGCATCAACGTTTATTCACCAACAGAAGAGGGCAAGGTCGTTAAAGTTATTTCTAACGGTGTTATTGATAAAACTGTCAAAAACATCACGCCTGCCGATATTATTTCATCCATTAACTATTTCATCAATTTGCTTCACGGTATCGGAAATACGGATGATATTGACCACTTAGGTAACCGTAGACTTCGTTCTGTAGGTGAATTGCTGCAAAATCAATTCCGTATTGGTCTTTCCCGTATGGAACGTGTTGTTCGTGAGCGTATGTCGATTCAAGACGCGAATGTGATAACGCCACAAGCGTTAATCAACATTCGACCTGTTATCGCATCGATCAAAGAGTTCTTCGGTAGCTCACAACTTTCTCAGTTTATGGACCAAACGAATCCACTTGCTGAATTGACGCACAAAAGACGTCTGTCTGCACTCGGACCCGGCGGTTTGACGAGAGAGCGCGCAGGTATGGAAGTTCGTGACGTGCATCACTCTCACTATGGCCGTATGTGTCCAATTGAGACGCCAGAGGGACCGAACATTGGTTTGATCAACTCATTGTCTACGTTTGCTCGTATTAATGAGTATGGCTTCATTGAGGCGCCATATCGTTGGGTAGATCCGAAGTCAGGACTTGTAACTGACCAAATCGCTTACCTGACAGCAGACGAAGAGGATAACTATGTTATTGCTCAGGCGAATGCACAATTGACGGAAGATAATAGATTCGTTGAAGACGCAATTATCGTTCGTTATAAGGATGACAACTTAACACTTCCGGTTGAACGTGTCGATTACATGGACGTTTCTCCGAAGCAAGTTGTTTCCGTGGCAACGGCGTTAATTCCGTTCCTTGAAAATGATGACTCCAACCGTGCGCTTATGGGTTCAAACATGCAGCGTCAAGCGGTTCCGCTTTTGATCCCGAAAGCACCTCTTGTAGGAACAGGTATGGAGCATAAGGTCGCTAAAGACTCAGGAGTATGTATTGTCTCCAAATTCGATGGAATTATTGAGAAAGCTGCTGCGAATGAAATTTGGCTGCGTCGCCAAGAATTGGTCGATGGTAAGCTAGTTAGCGGCAACATCGTCAAATATAAACTTCACAAATTCATGCGTTCTAACCAAGGAACGTGCATCAATCAACGTCCGATTGTCAAAAAAGGCCAATTGGTTAAAGCAGGCGATATTCTTGCAGACGGACCTTCAACAGAACAAGGTGAATTGGCGCTTGGACGTAACGTTGTCGTAGCCTTCATGACTTGGGAAGGTTACAACTACGAGGATGCGATCTTGCTTAGCCAAAAGCTTGTGAAAGAAGATGTATACACTTCTATTCACATCGAGGAATACGAGTCCGAAGCTCGTGATACGAAGCTGGGACCGGAAGAAATCACACGTGATATCCCGAACGTTGGGGAAGATGCACTGAAAAATCTTGACGAGCGTGGTATTATCCGTGTCGGTGCCGAAATCGGCGCAGGCGATATCCTTGTTGGTAAAGTAACACCTAAAGGTGTAACAGAACTGACAGCGGAAGAAAGATTGCTGCATGCGATCTTCGGTGAGAAGGCCCGTGAGGTTCGTGATACATCCCTTCGCGTACCGCATGGTACAGACGGTATTGTTGTAGACGTGAAAGTATTTACTCGTGAGAACGGCGATGAGCTGCCTCCTGGTGTGAACCAACTCGTTCGTGTCTATATCGCACAAAAACGGAAAATTTCCGAAGGCGATAAAATGGCAGGACGTCACGGTAACAAAGGGGTAGTTGCACGTATTCTTCCGGAAGAAGATATGCCTTTCCTTCCAGATGGTACACCGGTTGAAGTTGTATTGAATCCACTAGGGGTTCCTTCACGGATGAACATCGGTCAAGTGCTTGAAGTTCACTTAGGTATGGCTTCCAAATACCTGGGTATCCATGCTGCAACGCCAGTATTCGATGGAGCGCGTGAGTATGACGTGTTCGATGCGATGGAAGAAGCAGGTATGCAGCGTAGCGGTAAAACGATTCTGTACGATGGTCGTACAGGCGAATCGTTCGAACGCGAAGTTACTGTAGGCGTCATGTACATGATTAAACTGGCGCACATGGTTGATGATAAAATCCATGCCCGTTCCACAGGACCTTACTCCCTTGTTACTCAGCAGCCGCTGGGTGGTAAAGCGCAGTTCGGTGGACAACGTTTCGGGGAGATGGAGGTATGGGCACTCGAGGCTTATGGAGCTGCTTATACACTGCAGGAAATTCTTACAGTGAAGTCCGATGACGTTGTAGGCCGTGTGAAAACATATGAGTCTATCGTTAAAGGCGAGAATGTTCCAGAGCCAGGTGTTCCTGAATCATTCAAAGTTTTGATCAAAGAGCTTCAAAGTTTAGGTATGGATGTTAAAATCCTGTCCGGCGACGAAGAAGAGATCGAAATGAGAGAAGCCGACGATGACGACGAAGTCACTAGCGATAAATTAAACCTAAACTTAGAGGGCTCTGAATTAGGAGTCAACGAATAA
- the rpoC gene encoding DNA-directed RNA polymerase subunit beta' encodes MMDVNNFEFMKIGLASPDKIRSWSRGEVKKPETINYRTLKPEKEGLFCEKIFGPTKDWECHCGKYKRVRYKGVVCDRCGVEVTRQKVRRERMGHIELAAPVSHIWYFKGIPSRMGLALDMSPRSLEEIIYFASYVVTDPGDTPLEKKQLLSEKEYRSYREKYGYAFQAGMGAEAVKKLLIDIDIEREVDTLKEELKTAQGQRRNRAIKRLEVMEAFRNSKNLPGWMVLDVLPVIPPELRPMVQLDGGRFATSDLNDLYRRVINRNNRLKRLLDLGAPDIIVQNEKRMLQEAVDALIDNGRRGRPVTGPGNRPLKSLSHMLKGKQGRFRQNLLGKRVDYSGRSVIVVGPNLKMYQCGLPKEMALELFKPFVMKELVNKGLAHNIKSAKRKVERVSPDVWDVLEEVIKEHPVLLNRAPTLHRLGIQAFEPILVEGRAIKLHPLVCTAYNADFDGDQMAVHVPLSSEAQAEARLLMLASGNILNPKDGKPVVTPSQDMVLGSFYLTTDNKFAKGAGSIIRTVHEAVSSYQSGKMALHARVAIPAKALNKVSFTEKQQNAILITTIGKIIMNEIFPSDFPFINEPTKTNLLSGIPDAHFVFEKGADLRAIMLEREENKAVGKEYLGSIIAECFRKYHTTQTSMILDKIKELGFTYSTKAGITVAVSDVVVPTEKVAILKECEEKVRVVTNQYRRGLITDEERYDRVIAIWSKAKDEITDILMKSLDKYNSISMMVESKARGNKSQITQLGGMRGLMANPSGKIMELPIKSNFREGLTILEYFISTHGARKGLADTALRTADSGYLTRRLVDVAQDVIVREDDCGTDKGFMVSKIQDGKEVIEDLYDRIEGRYAYETLRHPKTGEVIVQRNELIESGIADTIIEAGIEKLQIRSVLSCRTNHGVCKKCYGRNLATGQFVEVGEAVGIIAAQSIGEPGTQLTMRTFHTGGVAGDDITQGLPRIQELFEARNPKGQAIISEIDGTVKEIREAKDRREIEVQGEAESKVYAVPYGSRVRVSLNQQVEAGDELTDGSIDPKEMLRIKGIRGVQNYILQEVQRVYRNQGVEINDKHIEVMVRQMLRKIRIVDAGDTTLLPGSFVDIHEYEAANRVALFAGSEPAVARPILLGITKASLETDSFLSAASFQETTRVLTDAAIKGKVDQLLGLKENVIIGKLIPAGTGMPRYRNIRITDPNEVLVQDEDLEKETVTVE; translated from the coding sequence TTGATGGACGTTAACAACTTCGAGTTTATGAAAATCGGCTTGGCATCACCCGATAAAATTCGCTCTTGGTCCCGTGGGGAAGTAAAGAAGCCGGAAACGATTAACTACAGAACCTTAAAGCCTGAGAAAGAAGGTCTTTTCTGCGAAAAGATCTTCGGACCTACCAAAGATTGGGAATGTCATTGCGGTAAATACAAACGAGTTCGTTATAAAGGCGTTGTTTGTGACCGTTGTGGCGTTGAAGTAACACGTCAAAAGGTACGTCGTGAGCGCATGGGTCATATTGAACTTGCCGCTCCGGTATCTCACATTTGGTACTTCAAAGGCATTCCAAGCCGTATGGGGCTTGCACTAGATATGTCTCCAAGATCGTTGGAGGAAATTATCTACTTCGCTTCCTATGTGGTAACTGATCCAGGGGATACACCTTTGGAGAAGAAACAACTGCTTTCCGAGAAGGAATACCGGAGCTATCGCGAGAAGTACGGTTATGCTTTCCAAGCGGGTATGGGTGCGGAAGCCGTTAAAAAGCTTCTAATCGACATTGATATCGAGCGTGAAGTAGATACACTCAAAGAAGAACTCAAAACAGCGCAAGGTCAACGTCGTAATCGTGCGATTAAGCGTTTGGAAGTTATGGAAGCTTTCCGTAACTCGAAAAATTTACCGGGTTGGATGGTACTGGATGTACTTCCTGTCATCCCTCCGGAGCTTCGTCCGATGGTACAGCTTGATGGTGGCCGCTTCGCGACTTCTGACTTGAATGATCTGTATCGCCGCGTTATCAACCGTAACAACCGTTTAAAAAGATTGCTCGACCTGGGCGCTCCAGATATCATTGTTCAAAATGAGAAACGGATGCTGCAAGAGGCGGTTGATGCTCTTATCGACAACGGTCGTCGCGGTCGTCCGGTAACAGGCCCTGGTAACCGTCCTTTGAAATCCCTCAGCCACATGCTGAAAGGTAAACAAGGACGTTTCCGTCAAAACTTGCTCGGTAAACGTGTTGACTATTCCGGTCGTTCCGTTATCGTTGTAGGTCCTAACCTGAAGATGTACCAATGTGGTCTTCCGAAGGAAATGGCACTTGAGTTGTTCAAGCCTTTCGTGATGAAAGAGCTTGTAAATAAAGGTTTAGCCCATAACATCAAGAGTGCAAAGCGTAAAGTTGAGCGCGTAAGTCCAGATGTTTGGGATGTTCTTGAAGAAGTAATTAAGGAGCACCCGGTTCTTCTGAACCGTGCCCCTACGCTGCATAGACTTGGTATTCAAGCTTTTGAACCGATTCTGGTTGAAGGCCGCGCTATTAAGCTTCATCCGCTCGTTTGTACAGCTTACAACGCTGACTTCGACGGTGACCAAATGGCCGTTCACGTACCATTGTCTTCTGAAGCTCAAGCCGAAGCTCGCTTGCTCATGCTGGCGTCAGGTAACATCTTGAATCCGAAAGACGGTAAGCCTGTTGTTACGCCTTCACAGGATATGGTTCTGGGGAGCTTCTATTTAACAACAGACAACAAATTCGCTAAAGGTGCTGGTTCTATTATTAGAACAGTGCATGAAGCAGTTTCTTCCTACCAATCGGGCAAAATGGCCCTGCACGCACGGGTTGCTATTCCTGCAAAAGCATTGAACAAAGTTAGTTTCACTGAGAAACAGCAAAATGCAATTTTGATCACGACGATCGGTAAAATCATTATGAATGAGATTTTCCCTAGCGACTTCCCATTCATTAATGAACCAACGAAGACGAACCTATTGAGCGGAATTCCTGATGCTCACTTTGTTTTCGAAAAAGGTGCTGATCTTAGAGCTATTATGTTGGAACGTGAAGAGAACAAAGCGGTAGGTAAAGAATATCTCGGTTCGATCATTGCTGAGTGTTTCCGTAAATACCACACAACTCAAACGTCCATGATCCTTGATAAAATTAAAGAGCTTGGATTCACGTACTCCACCAAAGCGGGTATTACCGTAGCTGTCTCTGACGTTGTCGTTCCTACTGAAAAAGTAGCAATCCTCAAAGAATGTGAAGAGAAAGTACGTGTAGTTACGAACCAATATCGCCGTGGTTTGATTACAGATGAAGAGCGTTATGACCGTGTTATTGCGATCTGGAGTAAAGCGAAGGATGAAATCACAGATATTTTGATGAAATCCCTTGATAAATACAACTCTATTAGCATGATGGTTGAATCCAAAGCCCGGGGTAATAAATCTCAGATTACACAGCTTGGCGGTATGCGTGGTTTGATGGCGAATCCATCCGGTAAAATTATGGAGTTGCCAATTAAATCGAACTTCCGTGAAGGCTTGACAATCTTGGAGTACTTTATTTCCACGCACGGAGCGCGTAAAGGTCTTGCCGATACAGCGCTACGTACAGCTGACTCCGGTTACCTGACTCGTCGTCTCGTTGACGTTGCACAAGATGTTATTGTTCGCGAAGATGATTGTGGAACAGATAAAGGCTTCATGGTTAGCAAAATTCAAGATGGTAAAGAGGTTATTGAAGATCTCTATGACCGTATTGAAGGTCGTTATGCTTATGAAACCCTTCGTCATCCGAAAACTGGTGAAGTCATTGTTCAACGCAATGAACTTATCGAATCGGGTATTGCGGATACAATTATTGAAGCAGGTATCGAGAAACTTCAAATTCGTTCCGTTCTTAGCTGCCGCACCAATCATGGTGTATGTAAGAAATGTTACGGTCGTAACTTAGCTACTGGCCAGTTTGTTGAGGTTGGTGAAGCAGTTGGTATTATCGCTGCTCAATCCATTGGTGAGCCAGGAACACAGTTGACGATGCGTACGTTCCATACCGGTGGTGTTGCCGGAGATGATATTACGCAAGGTTTGCCGCGTATTCAAGAGCTCTTCGAAGCTCGGAATCCGAAAGGTCAAGCGATCATTTCCGAAATTGATGGTACTGTCAAAGAAATCCGTGAAGCTAAGGACCGTCGTGAGATCGAAGTCCAAGGGGAAGCGGAATCCAAGGTTTATGCGGTTCCTTACGGATCACGTGTCCGTGTCTCACTGAATCAACAAGTCGAGGCTGGAGATGAGCTGACAGACGGATCTATCGATCCGAAAGAGATGCTCCGCATCAAAGGTATTCGCGGCGTGCAGAACTACATTCTGCAAGAAGTACAACGCGTATATCGTAACCAAGGGGTAGAAATTAACGATAAACATATCGAAGTTATGGTTCGCCAAATGTTGCGGAAAATCCGTATTGTTGACGCTGGAGATACAACGCTTCTTCCTGGTTCCTTCGTAGACATTCATGAATATGAAGCAGCCAACAGAGTTGCCTTGTTCGCTGGTAGCGAGCCTGCTGTTGCAAGACCTATCTTGCTCGGTATTACGAAAGCGTCCCTAGAGACTGATTCCTTCCTATCTGCAGCGTCTTTCCAAGAAACGACACGTGTCTTGACGGATGCAGCTATTAAAGGCAAGGTTGACCAATTACTTGGTCTTAAGGAGAACGTTATTATCGGTAAGCTTATTCCTGCAGGTACGGGTATGCCTCGTTACCGGAATATCCGTATTACGGATCCGAACGAAGTGCTTGTACAAGATGAAGATCTTGAAAAAGAGACTGTCACTGTTGAATAG
- the rpsG gene encoding 30S ribosomal protein S7: MPRKGPVTRRDVLPDPIYNSKLVTRLINRIMVDGKRGVAQTILYNAFNLVKDRTGKEPMEVFEAAIKNIMPVLEVKARRVGGANYQVPIEVRPDRRSTLGLRWLVNYSRLRGEKTMEERLAYEIIDASNSTGSSVKKREDTHKMAEANKAFAHYRW, from the coding sequence ATGCCTCGTAAAGGTCCAGTTACTCGCAGAGACGTATTGCCAGATCCAATTTATAATAGCAAACTAGTTACTCGTCTTATCAATCGCATTATGGTTGATGGAAAAAGAGGGGTAGCACAAACCATTCTATACAACGCTTTTAACCTCGTGAAAGATCGTACAGGTAAAGAGCCGATGGAAGTGTTTGAAGCTGCTATCAAAAACATTATGCCAGTACTAGAAGTTAAAGCTCGCCGTGTTGGTGGAGCAAACTATCAAGTGCCTATCGAAGTAAGACCTGATCGTCGTTCGACATTAGGCTTGCGTTGGTTGGTTAACTACTCACGTCTACGTGGTGAGAAGACGATGGAAGAAAGATTGGCTTATGAAATCATCGATGCTAGCAACAGCACAGGCTCTTCCGTTAAGAAACGTGAAGATACACACAAAATGGCTGAAGCTAATAAAGCATTCGCTCACTATCGTTGGTAG
- the rpsL gene encoding 30S ribosomal protein S12, whose amino-acid sequence MPTINQLVRKGRQAKVDKSKSPALQKGFNALKREATDLSAPQKRGVCTRVGTMTPKKPNSALRKYARVRLTNRVEVTAYIPGIGHNLQEHSVVLIRGGRIKDLPGVRYHIVRGALDTSGVNNRKQSRSKYGTKRPKVKK is encoded by the coding sequence ATGCCAACAATTAACCAACTAGTACGTAAAGGTCGTCAAGCGAAGGTGGATAAGTCTAAATCACCAGCTTTGCAAAAAGGTTTTAACGCTTTGAAAAGAGAAGCAACGGATTTGAGTGCACCTCAAAAACGTGGTGTCTGCACGCGTGTAGGTACTATGACTCCTAAGAAGCCTAACTCCGCACTTCGTAAATATGCACGTGTTCGTTTAACGAACCGCGTAGAGGTGACAGCTTACATTCCAGGTATCGGTCACAACCTGCAAGAACACAGTGTTGTATTGATCCGTGGAGGTAGAATTAAAGATCTTCCAGGGGTACGTTATCACATCGTGCGTGGTGCGCTGGATACTTCCGGTGTTAACAACCGTAAGCAATCCCGTTCCAAATACGGTACTAAACGTCCGAAAGTTAAAAAATAA